One window of Dromaius novaehollandiae isolate bDroNov1 chromosome 20, bDroNov1.hap1, whole genome shotgun sequence genomic DNA carries:
- the PRRX2 gene encoding paired mesoderm homeobox protein 2 isoform X1 produces the protein MDSAPAFAMDKPFAPSAVRGPEPPENPQSRKNFSVSHLLDLEEVAAGMNGAPPGGPPPAGGAKAMPEPSGGSSGSEAAPQDGWRSCMVLLPLAPLDHGGCFLVAPVSARTRDGDRASRHPGCSEKPSCERKRFSQRSHLERKPPGQREPKAAGGKTDEDTGRGKLRACKRGCVRSRTHRPRPTRDAASQIEQGRRGTPRERPAAASTSLSLPIRDVLSISAMTAKELLLQMHVSSPAGHRRGRLAAMQTNPCGSGSAGASSPGTDTRVPKAAGPKPREPGGGSAARGGGGAGSSPPSSPAPRGSRPAQTFRATSEVLKACSPPFIRLTNNV, from the exons atGGACTCGGCGCCAGCCTTCGCCATGGACAAGCCGTTCGCCCCCAGCGCCGTGCGCGGCCCGGAGCCGCCCGAAAACCCCCAAAGCCGGAAAAACTTCAGCGTGAGCCACCTCCTCGACCTGGAGGAGGTGGCGGCCGGCATGAacggggccccccccggcggccccccgcccgccggcggcgccAAGGCCATGCCGGAGCCGTCGggaggcagcagcggcagcgAGGCAGCGCCCCAGGACG GCTGGAGGTCCTGCATGGTCCTGCTGCCACTGGCACCGCTGGACCACGGGGGATGTTTCCTGGTGGCACCTGTTTCCGCGAGGACACGGGATGGGGACAGAGCCAGCCGGCACCCGGGATGCTCCGAGAAGCCATCCTGCGAGAGGAAGCGTTTCTCCCAGCGATCCCACCTGGAGAGGAAACCACCTGGGCAACGGGAGCCAAAAGCAGCCGGTGGGAAGACGGACGAGGACACGGGGCGAGGAAAGCTCCGCGCGTGCAAGCGCGGGTGCGTGAGATCCCGAACCCACCGCCCTCGCCCGACCCGGGACGCAGCGTCCCAAATCGAGCAGGGCAGACGCGGAACCCCGCGCGAGCGCCCTGCCGCTGCCAGCACCAGCCTTTCGCTCCCCATCCGCGACGTTCTCAGCATCAGCGCGATGACAGCGAAGGAACTTTTACTG CAGATGCACGTTTCGAGCCCCGCCGGTCACCGGCGAGGGCGTTTAGCAGCAATGCAAACGAACCCCtgcggctccggctccgcgggCGCATCCTCTCCGGGGACGGACACGCGGGTACCGAAAGCCGCGGGGCCGAAACCCCGTGAGCCGGGCGGAGGAAGCGccgcaagggggggggggggcgcgggctcGTCCCCTCCGTcctccccggcgccgcgcggcagccgccccgcgcagACCTTCCGCGCAACTTCTGAGGTCTTGAAAGCTTGTTCACCTCCTTTCATTAGACTAACAAATAATGTGTAA
- the PRRX2 gene encoding paired mesoderm homeobox protein 2 isoform X3 has product MDSAPAFAMDKPFAPSAVRGPEPPENPQSRKNFSVSHLLDLEEVAAGMNGAPPGGPPPAGGAKAMPEPSGGSSGSEAAPQDGWRSCMVLLPLAPLDHGGCFLVAPVSARTRDGDRASRHPGCSEKPSCERKRFSQRSHLERKPPGQREPKAAGGKTDEDTGRGKLRACKRGCVRSRTHRPRPTRDAASQIEQGRRGTPRERPAAASTSLSLPIRDVLSISAMTAKELLLARV; this is encoded by the exons atGGACTCGGCGCCAGCCTTCGCCATGGACAAGCCGTTCGCCCCCAGCGCCGTGCGCGGCCCGGAGCCGCCCGAAAACCCCCAAAGCCGGAAAAACTTCAGCGTGAGCCACCTCCTCGACCTGGAGGAGGTGGCGGCCGGCATGAacggggccccccccggcggccccccgcccgccggcggcgccAAGGCCATGCCGGAGCCGTCGggaggcagcagcggcagcgAGGCAGCGCCCCAGGACG GCTGGAGGTCCTGCATGGTCCTGCTGCCACTGGCACCGCTGGACCACGGGGGATGTTTCCTGGTGGCACCTGTTTCCGCGAGGACACGGGATGGGGACAGAGCCAGCCGGCACCCGGGATGCTCCGAGAAGCCATCCTGCGAGAGGAAGCGTTTCTCCCAGCGATCCCACCTGGAGAGGAAACCACCTGGGCAACGGGAGCCAAAAGCAGCCGGTGGGAAGACGGACGAGGACACGGGGCGAGGAAAGCTCCGCGCGTGCAAGCGCGGGTGCGTGAGATCCCGAACCCACCGCCCTCGCCCGACCCGGGACGCAGCGTCCCAAATCGAGCAGGGCAGACGCGGAACCCCGCGCGAGCGCCCTGCCGCTGCCAGCACCAGCCTTTCGCTCCCCATCCGCGACGTTCTCAGCATCAGCGCGATGACAGCGAAGGAACTTTTACTG